TACACCACCATCAATGAACATGGTTCTTGtccttcctctgtcctctgtgaCCCCTACAAATCAATCTGGAGAGTGTCAATGGTAAATGTGTCAACCTCTCCCACATGAACAGAGGACAGTAGTTCTAAGACCAGTGCACCATCTAAACGCTCTTTGTCCAAATACTGCATGAACCATTGCTAATATGACTCTATGACAACCTAAGTAAGCTGCCTGCCTATGTAACAGGCTCACAGAGGGCACCGTGAATCGTCACCAGCAATACAGCACATGATCAGGGTGCCTGACGCCTACAGCCAAAGATGATGGACATTCAGGAAACGTGCACTGAACATCTGCAACGTTCCAGAAGTTGCCTAAGGTTTGGCTTCATAAAATCATTCGTAAAGCCATTCGCCTTCTTCTCTTTCTACTATACTTTCTCTCCGGCATGATCACATCAATCCCCgtggcttcctttccttctgcaatTGTGCATACTACTTCTAACATTTCGCTTACTTTCTCTCACTTTTCTCCAGAAGGCCTGAGCCCTAAACCCAAAGAACTGCCCACAATCCTTCTCTGTTGTTTCTCTGCTTCATTATGCACAGTGTTCCTGACACCTGGGACACCCTCTCTCAAATGGAAAAGTTCTTAGCCATCCTTCAAAACGGAGTTAAAATATCATATTCAGCACAAAGACTTCCCTTATTTCTTTGTAGCTTCTGAACAACTTGACTGATTTAAAACAATCTCATATTTTGTTATAATAATCCATCTGATTCCCTCAAGCGTATGAAGCCAGAGGTGAGGTCTTACTGTCGAATGTTCATAGTCTACACTAGCGTTTGTCCAGCACAGACGTTGGACTCAATAGACCTGTGCAGAGTGAAAGGATGACTGAATGAGTCCGTgaaataacatggaaaaaaatgaggattAATTTCCAAGTCTGTCAATACATAAATCTGGAATTCACCTACTTTACCACCAATATTAAATAACCCTAGCACCTGACTATatggttttataaaaatgtataatcttAGATGTAccctgaaataaaaggaaagaatgatggGAAAGtgagatttttattgttttggatataAGTTATAACAAAATACTGGATGTATCTGAAAGACACATCTCATGGGATTCAAGTTTTACTTGATTTACCGTGTAAGGTCACAATTACTGTACAACACTGAGTCAACTTGGCCAAGTCACCTAACCTCAGTGAGTTTCAGTTCCTGgttggtataaaataaatattgtactATACCTGTACTTACCAGTCTGGCCTGATAATAAGAACCACATGGAGAATACAATTTAATAGATCCGGAGAAGGGGACCAGTGTGTTTTCAACAGGCAACTTTAGAACCAAGAATGCTTGATTTGGGGGGGAGGATATAGCCCAAAAGTGGTAGAACATGGTTTCATGGAACCATAAGAATCAAATATTGTATTATTGGATTCTCAGAAGCTATAAAGCAGAAAATAtgcaaacaaaatttattttgtcacaCAATCATTGATAACCTGCCTCTGCAAAGTACAGGCCTAGGCTGTCTTGAGAGTTCAAAGTATTTAAGAACAACAGCAGAACCCCTCTTCTGAAAAGATTAACAGTCTACAGAGTTAAAGGACAGGACATTTGTCCACAAATAACTGTGGTTTAAGGCAGACTGTGACATGCACTGTGATAGGCTGATGAACAAGAATGAAGAATAGGGGAGCAGTGGATGCCAACTGGGAGGACCACAGAGGGGGGAGCATTTGAGCTGGGACTCTGAAAGTGGCTAATACGATTTATCAATTAAAGTAAAACTGAATTGCCGTTCCTCTatccactaatttttttaaaatatgcctcaGAAGCTTATGGCTTACTCGCAGCTCTTCCCCCTGGATCACACTCATGCACCTGTTATAAATTCTTATACTTAACAtcatttttcctccagttttattgagataacgACTGACGTACAGCcctttaaggtgtacagcatagtgatctgACTTACATACACCAGGAAATGgtgaccacaataagtttagtgaacacccatcatctcatatagacacaaaattaaagaaacagaaaaaactttCCCTTGTAATGAGGACTCTTAGGATTCATTCTCTTAACAGCTTCCATACATAACGTACAGCAGGGTCGATTATGTTATCATTTTGTACCTTACATCCCTAGTactcatttatcttataactggaagacTGTACCTCTTAGTCAAAAGGACTCCCCTTGGTCCCGTCCCCCACCTCTGATAACCACACATCTGATccctttttctatattttgtttgtttgttttcgaagtataattttttaaaattttttattgagttatagtcagtttacaatgttgtgtcagtttccagtgtagagcgcaatttttcagttgtacatgaacatatgcATATTCATTGCCGCATTCTtcttcaccatgagctaccacaagatcttgtatgtatttccctctgctgtacagtataatcttgtttaatctattctacatatgcctgacagtatctacaaattttgaaatctcagtctgtcccttcccaccccccatccccttggcaaccacaagtttgtattctatgtctatgagtctatctctgttttgtatttatgtattttttttagattctgcatatgagcgatctcatatggtatttttctctctctttctggcttacttcacttagaatggcattctccaggaacatccatgttgctgcaaatggcgttgttgtcgtttttatggctgaatagtattccattgtataaatatactacagcttctttattcagtcatctgttgatggaaatttaggctttttccatgtcttggctattgtaaatagtgctgctatgaacattggggtgcaggtgtcattttgaagtagggttccttctggatatatactcaggagcgggattcctgggtcatagggtaagtctattcctagccttttgaggaatctccatactgttttccacagtggccgcaccaaactgcattctcacgagcagagtaggagggttcccttttgtccacagtctctccagcatttgtcatttgtggacttttgtatgatagccattctggctggtgtttttgaagtacaattgatctacaatactatgttagttcctggtaacACAAcgcagtgatttgatatttctatatatttcagaATGATCACCAAGGTAAATTTAGTAGTTACCACCTGTCATCATACAAAGATAtcacataattattgactatactCCCCACACTTTatatttcatacctgtgactcatttattttgtaatcgAAAAACTGTACCTcataatctccctcacctatttctttcctcctcccatccctattccctctggcagccacctgtttgttctctgtatctatgattcCGTATCTGTTTAGTtatgcttgttcatttgttttgtttttcaaattccacatataagtgaagtcatgctgtatctgtctttctctgtctgacttaccatAATACCGTCTAGGTCCAATGCACCTTACAGGCGCAGGTGAACCGACAAGAACTGTAGCAGAATCACTCAGATGGACTACGCCAGTATGCACAGCTCTGTAAGTAACAAGGGACCTGAAGGCACTGGTTCTGCCATTTGTGCAAAGGAAACTACTAATTATGcctaatatatgcatttaacaCTGCAGGCCAGGCAACGTTCCCAAATCTGTACTCATTAACCTTTTAAATCTGCACATCACCCCTGGGTTGTGGGTATGTTTAGTCCAGTTTTATGAAGCACAGAAGGATGATCCAGGTAGACCAAGGCCATCAGGCAGGTGACTGTGGTCATCTGGCAGAAGGAGCCTCAAACCCTGGTATTGATCTTCTGGAGATTGTGTTTTTAACTGGTCCACAGTATTGTATCTGCATCTAGAGCTTATAAGCCCAACTGAACCTTTGATAAACAGAAGATAGTCTAGCTTTTCAACTAAATCACTGCTTACAGGCTGGATCCTAACACTCTCCCCCATCATGGCCTTGTATCCGCTGCTTGTGCAGCATCAGTTAGTACTGGGGTTACCTTGACGACAGGTCCAGACGTCATGCAGTGTAGAGTGACTTTTGTGCAAGTGGCAAAAATTGGATTTTTGAGGTCCCTCCCTCAACGCTGGTGCCATAGTTAGTCATTCTGCTCTAGTTCTGCTGACTTAAGAGATGCTCGAGTTGGGAATCAAAGTAAGGAGAACTCATGGGCAAACGGGAAAAACCCCCATGcaggaaggaaaatataaacactGACTATACACAGTTCTGAAAATACTTTTCTTCACTCAGGTTATCAAGACGTCTCCTTCGCATCTTCAGGGGACCCTTCTTTATAGTCCATAAGGCCTCACAAGACCGAATGAAAATGTTGACTGTTCACAATGTAAAATGATCGTAATTCTTCAGCTGAAGTTGTGTATGCAAAGGGCCTCAAGGTGATGATTGAATTAGTTCTTTAAGAAATACACGTGATAAATTTTCATCAGATTCACtgattttttggttgttgttgatAGAATGTTAAATGTACCTGTGTTCGTATTTGGTTACTTTCAATGATTACAATTTGTAACAGTAGGTAGAGTGTGTAATCCATGAGGTATCATTAATGAAAAGTCTGCACGTTGAGAAGTTACGCATAACACTAAAGAGACCACAACAAGGAGAAAAGTCAGCAGGGATACATTCAGAGGAGTCCtggtgggaaagaaaggagaccAGATATACAGTAACACATCATCAGATGGAACAGTGTTCTTACAGCTGTTTCCCGGGCAATAACGTCCCACCATGGAGAGAAACAATGTGACCGTCACCACAGATTTTATTCTCCTGGGGCTCTGGCCTGAGTTCAGCCACCTCGTGATCCTTCTCTGCCTCACCCTTCTGGTCTACTTTATGGCTGTTTTGGGCAATGCTGTTCTCATTCTCCTCATCTGGCTGGATACCCAACTTCACTCTCCCATGTACTTTTTGCTcagccacctctccctccttgACTTGGCCTTGATCTCAACTTCTGTCCCCAAAATGGTCACAGACTTCTTCTCAGGGGAAAGGACCATATCACAGATAGGCTGTGGAACCCAGATCTTCTTCAGTTTAACCCTGGGGATTGCTGAGTGCCTCCTGCTAACCCTCATGTCCTATGACACCTATGTTGCCATCTGTAACCCACTGCGTTACTCAGTCATTATGAGCCATTCCACCTGCAAAAGGATGGTCACTGGGTCCTGGGCAGGAGGGGCTATAACTTCTCTGGTTCATACAGCCTATGCCATGCATTTTCCCATTTGTCACCCCCGAGAGATTCCGCACTTTCTGTGTGAGGTCATGGCCCTCTTGAAGCTCACTTGTGAGGATATTTCAGCCTATGTGAAGTCAGTGGTGGTCTCGAGTTTTCTGGTGGTTCTCATCCCTCTGAGTCTCATCCTGGCCTCCTACACCCTCATCTTCCTTGCGGTCCTCCGCATGAACTCCCCCGAGGGCAGGAACAAGGCTCTGGCCACCTGCTCCTCCAACCTCGGTGTGGTCAGCCTCTACTTTGGCCCTGCCATATTGGTCTACATGAGGCCTGGATCCTCTAAGACCCCCAGACTAAATCAGTCTCTCTTATGTTTAATGCCGTCCTCACCCCTATGCTTAACCCACTCATCTATAGCCTGAGAAACAAGGATATTCTAGAAGCTTTGAAGAGTATAGTCACCAGCAGATGCCCTCTGGGAAAGTTGAAAAGACACCTAGGTTGCTATACGTGATTATAATCTTATGTTAGCACATTCCTTTGAATTGCTTTCAGGAGCCTTTAAGACTTGACAAATTCTGTTACAAATTATGTTAGAGACCATTTGTCTCAATCCCATTgttgtgcaaaataaaaataaaataacctatcCATGGTCTCAGATGCAATTCTTCTGATACAAAATTCTGAAACCGCACTGCTTTTCTAAATAACATAGAGCATAATTTTTGCTCAGAAATGCCCAAGTTACAAATGCATTCACCAAATGTGAAGAAGGCCTGAGCTGTCCCTTCTGTGGAGCTGTGAGAAAACTCATAATTTCAGAATGGGCTCAGCAAGCAGAGCTTCTGACACAGGACTTTCAACTGTTCAATGGCATTAAAATAGTCTGATCTGACTTGAATTATCAAAGGCAAAGGCAGCTGTTCGGTTGCCAGAAGCTCACCCACCATTACCTCAAGGTCATTATTTTGTTTCAGGAGGAACAAACAGGAaacctgccttctttctcttgactctaagaattttcttttttgtgtgtgttcacaATAACTCCCTCTGAGTTCATACCCATTGTCTAATGCAAACACAGCACCAAACAAGACTATAGAATTCTGACAATCTAAGAAACTGGGATAAAATAATGGCACCTGTCACCTAGCATTGCTGAGAGGATTCAATGGGTTAAAATGTGTAAATCACTTAGAACAGTGCGAGCAAGGAGCAACTGCTATGTTATATAGATCCAAGCTTCtgattgtgttttatttattcatgaaattTCCGTCTTGAAATCATGCAGTCCAGCTTTGTTATGTACAGATAAGGGCACAGAGCTCCAATAATACTCTGTTTCCAGGTGGCATCGTCCCGTTAGCTCACTTAGCCTAATGTGTAACACACAAGCTGGAAAATCCAGAAGAAACCTTCAAAAGACTGAGCCGGTGCCACAGGGATCTGAGCCTGTTTCTGGGGGCATCTGGGATTTGGAACTTGCAGCTCTAATTCCCAAAGGCCACTGGCACTACCCAATAACCAGACTGAGAGGCATATAGTCCTAAACCAGTGGGAATCCCAAGTTAACAACTATTACTGAGCACACATGTGGGTAAAGGCTTTGTACAGAGGCTCTGCCTATATCCATATGTCCTGCAACATGGAAGACACGCACCTGGGGTCTTTTGTTTCCCTCCTGCCTGTTTCCTGAGAGCAGCAGATTTAATTATCTATTGCGGGGGGAGGAGAAACTGTGTCCCTTTACATTACTTACATATTAGAACAAGGGCGGGGAGAAGAGTTAAATTATTGATGCCAAGGCTACACCACCAGGTTCCTGAGTGATGCAGATAACTTCTATGTGCAGCCAGCATTCAGATCCACCACCAGGAGCCCTGTCATCAGCTATCACTATTTGGAGACCAGTTAAATCTTCCCTTAGTCAGTTTTTGCCACACTTGTCTGGGGGTAGAGATAACCTGAAACcataataaatacacatattccTGGCCCTTGCCCGGCATTTTAGATCCAGGAGCCCTGgaattcctctgtttcttcagctCTCAGGTGATGTCTACAGTTGGGCAAGCTGGGGAGACACTGGTCCAGAAAAGACACTACAGGAGTAATCTGGGCTGTTTTCACTCAGTGACACCAGCTGTGGGAGAGGATAGCACGCTAACTCTCAATTGTGAGTTAACATAACTAAGGCTTTTATAGGTTCCATTAGAGATCCTGTCCTCTAAGACGCTGGGTCCTTTGTTGGATTCTGGTGAAGATTCAGGGTGCACGAGTACTCTGGGTGATCCAGCACCTTTTTTAACCCTTGTGGGTCACGGTGTAATGATGAGGCTCAAGGAGAAGTCAAATGAATAATCTTCATGAAGACCAAGCCAGTCATCCTGACGCCGCCAAGCGTACAGCTCCAATGAACAGAGCTACACCACCATGAGGGGACCTTGAGGATTTCAGGTGAGACCAGGCACAGTGAGGATACCAGCTAGGGGTACTTCCTGAAAGGTCACACTCAGCTTAGAACTTTCCGACTTCCTGTTTTGACCTCACTGAGTATTATAGCTACAAACCCACGGAGGAGAGAAATGGTCTCCCTGTACACATTGTCCATGAAAGAGTTAAGTCTTACTATCCTATATCATTTTGCAAAGGGCTTTATAACACTTGAGCCTTTTCTCTGCCCCTCACAGATCTGGAATGTTCCCATTCTTCCACAGAGAGCAAAAGGGTCTCTCCTGAAATTAGAGGAGGCA
The sequence above is a segment of the Camelus ferus isolate YT-003-E chromosome 3, BCGSAC_Cfer_1.0, whole genome shotgun sequence genome. Coding sequences within it:
- the LOC102510422 gene encoding LOW QUALITY PROTEIN: olfactory receptor 2AJ1 (The sequence of the model RefSeq protein was modified relative to this genomic sequence to represent the inferred CDS: inserted 1 base in 1 codon); this encodes MERNNVTVTTDFILLGLWPEFSHLVILLCLTLLVYFMAVLGNAVLILLIWLDTQLHSPMYFLLSHLSLLDLALISTSVPKMVTDFFSGERTISQIGCGTQIFFSLTLGIAECLLLTLMSYDTYVAICNPLRYSVIMSHSTCKRMVTGSWAGGAITSLVHTAYAMHFPICHPREIPHFLCEVMALLKLTCEDISAYVKSVVVSSFLVVLIPLSLILASYTLIFLAVLRMNSPEGRNKALATCSSNLGVVSLYFGPAILVYMRPGSSKTPRLNQSLXMFNAVLTPMLNPLIYSLRNKDILEALKSIVTSRCPLGKLKRHLGCYT